DNA sequence from the Penaeus monodon isolate SGIC_2016 chromosome 28, NSTDA_Pmon_1, whole genome shotgun sequence genome:
TTTAACAGAATGATACAgaggtgttttgtatttttttaacagAACTTTTACTCAagtgaattataataattagatttCCTGATGCTGATGACCACCTGAATATGAAAAGTAATTAGCTTTGCATGTTATTAACCCGGGAGTGGAAATTAATCAAATTTGCTGGAGATTACCAGGAAAAGGACACTATTAAGGATTCTGAAACAGCCTAATTGAATAAACCCCAGGTTAAGTCTCACCATTCTTTGTCTTTNNNNNNNNNNNNNNNNNNNNNNNNNNNNNNNNNNNNNNNNNNNNNNNNNNNNNNNNNNNNNNNNNNNNNNNNNNNNNNNNNNNNNNNNNNNNNNNNNNNNNNNNNNNNNNNNNNNNNNNNNNNNNNNNNNNNNNNNNNNNNNNNNNNNNNNNNNNNNNNNNNNNNNNNGACTACCAAAGATCCTAATTGCTGTTATGTGTGACCGAGGGTTTCCGTGNNNNNNNNNNNNNNNNNNNNNNNNNNNNNNNNNNNNNNNNNNNNNNNNNNNNNNNNNNNNNNNNNNNNNNNNNNNNNNNNNNNNNNNNNNNNNNNNNNNNNNNNNNNNNNNNNNNNNNNNNNNNNNNNNNNNNNNNNNNNNNNNNNNNNNNNNNNNNNNNNNNNNNNNNNNNNNNNNNNNNNNNNNNNNNNNNNNNNNNNNNNNNNNNNNNNNNNNNNNNNNNNNNNNNNNNNNNNNNNNNNNNNNNNNNNNNNNNNNNNNNNNNNNNNNNNNNNNNNNNNNNNNNNNNNNNNNNNNNNNNNNNNNNNNNNNNNNNNNNNNNNNNNNNNNNNNNNNNNNNNNNNNNNNNNNNNNNNNNNNNNATATTCTTATCAACTCTATTGGCGTTTCGTGTAATGAAAAAATGGCACGGttagaaatgtgatttttttaaaaacagaaaatgctTATTGCAAGGGAAGGTGaatcaaataatatttttataatgaataatagacaAAACCAGAGCAGAGaaatgggaaaattattttttaaagcagatatttatattttaaatgttctTTCCATTATTCACAACACGACGCAAGATCGCTTATGTCAAATTCAAATTGCTCGATCTTTTAACTGGGTGCTTGCATCATATGTAATGCAGGTCTATTTGTTACCCAACAATTACCAGTCATTAGCTGGCCAATTATGCTTCTTTCATTCTGACCCCAAATGAATTTTTAGGAAGGATATTTTTCTGGAGTAGAATATCTATCATagcatattctttctctctctctctttaattcgtggaattactttttcattcatattttccctaaaaaaaaatcatttgtacaGATAANNNNNNNNNNNNNNNNNNNNNNNNNNNNNNNNNNNNNNNNNNNNNNNAGTTGCAAGTGTAATTGCTGTTACTGTGGTGTAGAAGTCATCANNNNNNNNNNNNNNNNNNNNNNNNNNNNNNNNNNNNNNNNNNNNGATTAAATTACTGGGTAATCTATGTTAAATTAACATAATTAAGTATGATTTACANNNNNNNNNNNNNNNNNNNNNNNNNNNNNNNNNNNNNNNNNNNNNNNNNNNNNNNNNNNNNNNNNTTGCGTATCAGtggggcccttttttcttttttttcttttaagtgaaGTATCGGCGATTAATGTATTGTTATAAGTATCGCTTTAATTAACTGTCTACGAAGAATCGGTGTATCTGAAACGTATCAGACAATCGTTATTCTGTGTATCGATGCCAATCACTATATGTTTTGATNNNNNNNNNNNNNNNNNNNNNNNNNNNNNNNNNNNNNNNNNNNNNNNNNNNNNNNNNNNNNNNNNNNNNNNNNNNNNNNNNNNNNNNNNNNNNNNNNNNNNNNNNNNNNNNNNNNNNNNNNNNNNNNNNNNNNNNNNNNNNNNNNNNNNNNNNNNNNNNNNNNNNNNNNNNNNNNNNNNNNNNNNNNNNNNNNNNNNNNNNNNNNNNNNNNNNNNNNNNNNNNNNNNNNNNNNNNNNNNNNNNNNNNNNNNNNNNNNNNNNNNNNNNNNNNNNNNNNNNNNNNNNNNNNNNNNNNNNNNNNNNNNNNNNNNNNNNNNNNNNNNNNNNNNNNNNNNNNNNNNNNNNNNNNNNNNNNNNNNNNNNNNNNNNNNNNNNNNNNNNNNNNNNNNNNNNNNNNNNNNNNNNNNNNNNNNNNNNNNNNNNNNNNNNNNNNNNNNNNNNNNNNNNNNNNNNNNNNNNNNNNNNNNNNNNNNNNNNNNNNNNNNNNNNNNNNNNNNNNNNNNNNNNNNNNNNNNNNNNNNNNNNNNNNNNNNNNNNNNNNNNNNNNNNNNNNNNNNNNNNNNNNNNNNNNNNNNNNNNNNNNNNNNNNNNNNNNNNNNNNNNNNNNNNNNNNNNNNNNNNNNNNNNNNNNNNNNNNNNNNNNNNNNNNNNNNNNNNNNNNNNNNNNNNNNNNNNNNNNNNNNNNNNNNNNNNNNNNNNNNNNNNNNNNNNNNNNNNNNNNNNNNNNNNNNNNNGGTGGGACACTACTAATTTCAAATTGACAGCCTCCAAAATACAATTTCCATGTATTTCTATTTCTGCAATTGCTTGCAAGTCTCAAGTCTTGTATTTTCACAAATGTaattgcataaaaataaaaatttgatattttacgcctggtgtttttttatattccttctttccaaaattaatgtaaaagccccttttttttttttttttctatgttccaagataatgttttttatttggaCATGTTCCAAGATAATGAAACCACCCACCTTCTTCCAGTATATTAGAAATGAATACAAACTGATTTGTCTTGGTAGTCTATTTCCTAGCATTGGCATACGAGATTATGAGTAATTTTCAATCTCTGAGCCTCCTCCTTCAGGGTCAGGTcgtccatataaaataaactgatttcactcttttttctgtttgtccttATCCTCATGATTCATGATAGGGTAGTTTATAAACTTCATGCCTATTAATtagaatggaaaatatatattgctgGTTTCTCTTGAATGATTACCTTTTCagttttaaattacattttacaCACTGGTAAGAGCCTTGATCTCCagcttattattgttttcatatttacagCATATTTCAACAGTTTGTACCACAATGCAAAAAACTCCTTTGGGAAGATAATGACCTTCTCACATTATACACTTATGGTAGTTCACAGCCACATCCCAATAAAAAATCCTTGATCCACCCAAATACCAGTTTGAATATATTTTCTCATATTCACTATTTTGCTATTGTCTTATAAAGAATAGAAGCCCCATTTCCTCTGTCTATGGAACTTTTACATTCAATTCGTGGCATTCACATTGTATTATTTTGACATTAGTTATATAATCATGTTTACCATATTTCCACTTAGGAATTCTCCAGTAAGTTGCTAAAACAATTACAATGTTCTTTTGCTTAGGATTTTTCCTCAACTTTGCAAGTATGTCTAATGACTActacaaaattttcattttatattttgcaagAGTGAATTCCATATACTTCATTCTGTGCAATATAAGTTTTCAACCTTTTGTATATGTAACATCAAGATAACATTTGTATTAttgaacaggtaaaaaaaaacaggccatttatttttatgattttattccaATTTGTGNNNNNNNNNNNNNNNNNNNNNNNNNNNNNNNNNTGAGGATACATATTTGAATAGTGAagtgaaatgagaggaaaatgataGCAGGAGCTATGGACCCTCTATGACttcatttaataaaaatgaaacaataaaaaactaaaggaatAAATACTTTCCCAGGATCTAGATATTGTAGATTCTACTTCAGTATTCAGTTTGGTAACCATCTATAAAGCTGAACTCTGTTTAATGGAATAATACAAgctaaaaatacaatattatacatacctAATATGCCTTGCCTTCTGTAAATATGTCCACTAGTATATTTCTCTGGTGGTGCTATTCAATGTGAATTTCAAACCCAGATTACTCCAAAAACAATAATGCTTTACCTGCAGAGAAAGCACACTTCATCTGCAGCTCATATAGTAATTgcctatttaaaattttatatacatttacaaccattccttcttgatatatatatgatcctaGCCCTACACTTCGAAACTGGCACACATATCACATTTCCCAATTACAATAGCTACTAATGCCATATTGTGAGGCTATTGATTCCTCTAGCCAGGCAACTGATGTATTGCTCATTTTCGTCGTAAGGTCANNNNNNNNNNNNNNNNNNNNNTATAACTTTACCCCACAATAGATACAGTTAACTACAGACAGGTAGAGTTAAAATGCTTCTGCCCTCTTTTGAATCTTTGACAACTAATATCAGGAACTCATTCTGGACATGCAAACCTATGATTACTATCACATCCCTACTCATTCTCTCAAGTTAGTTACAATTTTAGTAGGCTTATCACATATAGCAAATTCTACaatgaagaaaatggaaggagaaaaaaaaaaaaaagttacatatcACTTTGACTCTATATGCTGTTGGTGATCTTGCCTAAGTGACTAATATGTAAAAAGatctatgaaaaacaaaaaacaaaaaaactactgaATGTTTAATGAGGGTACCTTTACATTAACTATGTGAAAGTTGCTTCTGAGTGAAATATAACAAACTCAGTacttaaaaaaacataatgtcTGTGAGTTTGATTTATCTTTTCTCNNNNNNNNNNNNNNNNNNNNNNNNNNNNNNNNNNNNNNNNNNNNNNNNNNNNNNNNNNNNNNNNNNNNNNNNNNNNNNNNNNNNNNNNNNNNNNNNNNNNNNNNNNNNNNNNNNNNNNNNNNNNNNNNNNNNNNNNNNNNNNNNNNNNNNNNNNNNNNNNNNNNNNNNNNNNNNNNNNNNNNNNNNNNNNNNNNNNNNNNNNNNNNNNNNNNNNNNNNNNNNNNNNNNNNNNNNNNNNNNNNNNNNNNNTCtctgttagtgtgagtgtgagtgcatgTACAAGCATGTGTTTGGGTTCTTTCAGATATAACCTCTGAAGTACGCCAAATATATCagtacaaaaatacatatttagataaaattttgaattaatatttaataactttgtgtatatataaccttACATAATCAAGAATGTATTCACAGTTGCCAATCACACCTTAATCAGATACTAATGTCATATGCATTTGTCTTCATAaattacttatatacacacaatattattactacAGGCTCACAACAAAACTATGTTAATTCCCGTAAGAATCTAAGAACTGTGCTATATAACAGGNNNNNNNNNNNNNNNNNNNNNNNNNNNNNNNNNNNNNNNNNNNNNNNNNNNTTATAATGATCTTAAATGCCTACAAGGTAATATATACTGCCTGTCAGCATTTCTCATTTCTGTCTCATAGACACACTTTTCACAGCTTTATTTTCTTCAGTGACGTCCGACGCAAttcacaaagaaaacgaaaagccTGAATTTTTGTGTGCGGTTAATGGTCCATTGGGGTTGGTTCAGCTGTAATACCTGTAATGTCGTGATGTAGTTGACGTTTATTTGGCATGTATCTGAAGTTGTACTGAAGTTATACTGATGGTTTGAAATACAACTTTTTCTACAATGTTAGCGAAACACCATCAGCATTNNNNNNNNNNNNNNNNNNNNNNNNNNNNNNNNNNNNNNNNNNNNNNNNNNNNNNNNNNNTCTCTCCACCATTGCAAATTTATTGAAGaaatttccaataatactaacacCATCTAAAATGGGCATATAATAgctcctccattttttttaaagctaaacCTCTAATCAACTTCATTACTGGCCACTTACTAGAAAATTAAGTTGGTGATTTAGTAACAGGAAATTAGTGAAATTTTAAGTCTGTTGCATCTAGTTACATANNNNNNNNNNNNNNNNNNNNNNNNNNNNNNNNNNNNNNNNNNNNNNNNNNNNNNNNNNNNNNNNNNNNNNNNNNNNNNNNNNNNNNNNNNNNNNNNNNNNNNNNNNNNNNNNNNNNNNNNNNNNNNNNNNNNNNNNNNNNNNNNNNNNNNNNNNNNNNNNNNNNNNNNNNNNNNNNNNNNNNNNNNNNNNNNNNNNNNNNNNNNNNNNNNNNNNNNNNNNNNNNNNNNNNNNNNNNNNNNNNNNNNNNNNNNNNNNNNNNatatgtaaatgtaaatgtaaatgNNNNNNNNNNNNNNNNNNNNNNNNNNNNNNNNNNNNNNNNNNNNNNNNNNNNNNNNNNNNNNNNNNNNNNNNNNNNNNNNNNNNNNNNNNNNNNNNNNNNNNNNNNNNNNNNNNNNNNNNNNNNNNNNNNNNNNNNNNNNNNNNNGTATGCACCTATACAATTCATAATGACCAGAAAAGTTCACACAGCCTTTAATAGCACAAGATTGTAAAGGTCTATCACTTTATGATAAAATTTACTGCACACCTTGTACAGATTaaaaaaagcaacagcaacaaaagatGCAGTTgccaacaaaataacaaagaaatcaaTTAACACTAGGTGAAAAACTAGTAGTCAGTGCATAGTTGTGAGAcaaataaatgtgaataaatgtaatgataaaaacataaaaaagagaaaggaacctGATGTNNNNNNNNNNNNNNNNNNNNNNNNNNNNNNNNNNNNNNNNNNNNNNNNNNNNNNNNNNNNNNNNNNNtaaatatagatacaaaatgataatggaagaaaataaaatagaaggtaCANNNNNNNNNNNNNNNNNNNNNNNNAAACAAACCACCTCCATACTACTATACACAGTTCTGGACAGACTTCAGATATACAAGATGTCCTTACTTTTTTATCCAATTTAGTGATCTCTTCCTCTAGTGACCCATCAAAAAGTTCTAAGTGAAACCCATGAGCTGCTCACATCAACCTTCTATAACTAACTACCCGACTTAATTAGCTTTGGCTTAACTACCTTACGATTTGATAATTTTGTCTCTGCTACTATTGTGATAACAATTTGATAAAGCTGTACCATGGAAATCTGTCCAGAACTGTATATCTGAGGCTGGCTACCGTGAGCAAAGGTTTCTCACAAGTAAACTCTGTCCTGAGTGCCTCGTGTGGTGTGCAAGCATTGTGAAGTCATAGGTACCGATTCGGAGTAGCAGATTGTCTATATTTTTTNNNNNNNNNNNNNNNNNNNNNNNNNNNNNNNNNNNNNNNNNNNNNNNNCCTTATGAAACAAGGACTATAACATATAAGCATGGTTACAGCAGTGCGTGTGACTATGGGTCTTTGTTTATTCaactggtcttttttttttttaagtttttgttgtAGTCTTCTGATAAAAAGGCcacaaaaatatttgaataaaatatataggtatcCTAAATTTCTATAGGAACATAACAGAAAAAGGAGTACATTTATGAAAANNNNNNNNNNNNNNNNNNNNNNNNNNNNNNNNNNNNNNNNNNNNNNNNNNNNNNNNNNNNNNNNNNNNNNNNNNNNNNNNNNNNNNNNNNNNNNNNNNNNNNNNNNNNNNNNNNNNNNNNNNNNNNNNNNNNNNNNNNNNNNNNNNNNNNNNNNNNNNNNNNNNNNNNNNNNNNNNNNNNNNNNNNNNNNNNNNNNNNNNNNNNNNNNNNNNNNNNNNNNNNNNNNNNNNNNNNNNNNNNNNNNTCATTCTTACACTATTACTGAGAGTCAGTCTGCCTAGTTATCTTAAatgactttggaaaaaaaattaatggtaatgatgttgtaaaaaagagagagaaaaaaattcattttctcATTGTTCACCAAAAGCACAAGACAAAAACACAGCTGTCTCTTGTACCATCTGGCACAGTTCATTCCCATACTTTGAACTTCTAATAGGCAAAAGTTTCAAGCCTAATGCTTCTAGATGCTCTCCAGAAACCCCAAACTAGCTACAAGCATTCAAATATCTTCTTTAATCTAGTGCTTGGCTGTTCTTCCTGCAGTTCTAGCTAGAGCTCCTGTGTGAGCGGTGTTTTTGGACAAAATATGCTGTTTCTTTGTGATGTGAGTCTTTTGAAACTTGTATTGCATGGGTANNNNNNNNNNNNNNNNNNNNNNNNNCCCTTGTAGCTTTTACATGAACAGTGAATAACtgaaatgataattgataacattTTGTAGTATGAGCTAACAAAGTTTTTGTTGACAATGTTTATGTAAATGAAAAAGTTCCATGTTcatcagataaaaaaacaaactgaatTCCTTTTTCAATTCAAAATTAATTGCACACTTACNNNNNNNNNNNNNNNNNNNNNNNNNNNTAGGTTAATGAATGGTCACTTAACAGTGACCACTCACTAGCATTATGGGcattaaataaaaatctaaaaaggatgcttatttatcttttcttctttctaggGGCTTTATCCTAGAGAGAAATAATACCTACTGTCTGAATGTGATACAATAAGCAATCAGGTTACTGGATGTTTTGTTAAAAAGTGGGTATGTACCTAAATGAATGATGTACCCAAGCATATAAAACCATGCTATGTAGGATGACATCTCTAGCGATGACCAGACATCTGGTTATGGCATCTAAAGAAGTGACTAGATTCTTTGATGATCATAAACATAGCTCAGACTTGGAATCTGACACAGTTGTGATGACTTGTCTTGATGTAACTTTGTGTGATGTGCATCAAGACAAGAGCTCCCAACAGTGGACTCCTCATCACTCACGACATGACTGGTTCAGGAAGATAACAATCAACAAGTAGGCTGATGAATAACCTTCACAGACTGTTTGTGATGGCCATTTGGTAAGGTTCATACATAGCAACAGTAAGTATGGTACCACCGGCGGAAGGGTCACTCGACATGAATTGGGTCAATGTCCAAGCGGCCCTCAGCCTTTGCCTTGATGTAGGCTGCATATGctgccttctctttcctttccttcttcttatttcgtACTTCATAGTCTAACCTGTAAGTGGGAAAGACATATAAAGGCTCTATGGCATGTGGTAtacagtgatatttttttttggaaaggataGAAAATACTTATAgctttaaaatttcaaaacaaacaaaaatagaaaattttctaCAACCTATATTAACTAGTTTGAATTTAACAGATAATCAAAGAGCTATAAAAATCAATACATCCTACAGCTATGATTCTAATCTTGAAATAATGAATCAAAATCACAACTAACAGAAGGGTACCCCCTACCTGTGCTCAATGATGCGCTCAACAATTCTCTGGGTTGTCATATCATTGCCTGAGTCCAGGATCTTAAACTTGTTCCTTCTCTTGGGCTCTGCATAGGGGTCAGAATCATCTGCATCAGGCATGATCTCAGACATGCCATGACACACTAGGTCCACCTTCAGTTGGTCCATCAGGTCAGAGGTGACTGAATAGGGGGCTCCAATCACCACCTCACTCACGTACTGTAATAAAGGGTATGATCAGATTTTGTGATGGCATGCCATATGACTTTACTATTCCACTATNNNNNNNNNNNNNNNNNNNNNNNNNNNNNNNNNNNNNNNNNNNNNNNNNGGCCTCAGCAACACTGTAATTGCTTCAagctaaattttcaaaaaaacaacaaaacagaaaggtTAAGCAATGCAGCATCTCGCTCTGCACATGTAAGCAACTCACCTTGCAAGCCAGTACAGAGAGCACACGCTCGTGCAGATTCATAATGGGATAGTTAGCACCTTTGTAACGGTTGACAACTGGGTCTGTGTGGAGGCCAACTATCAGGAAGTCTCCCTCTTGCCTAGCCTTCTCCAGGAAGTCAAGGTGACCCACATGGAAAAGGTCAAATGCACCTGCCACATACACAATCTTGTCTCCAGCCTGGTGGAGAAAATGTAATGGTAAGAAAATAGTTTTTCCCTAACAGGATATCTCAgctcaataaaatatatacatatgagtgctGCCTTAGGAAAGGCaagcaaaagagaagaagaaatattacCTTGGGTGTCAGTCCCGAGGAAAACTGCATGATTTTCTGCGTAGTTGGTAGGAACTGTGTAACACCTGTCCATGGGGAACGAGCGCTGGCATCTGTACCAAGGCTGTCTGAGTGATCACGCCCTACAAGGTACTCTGCCTCTCCAACCTGTATTGGGTCAAGGCATATGAAGACATGCTATTAAGGCTCAGAAATTTCTGACAACGGTTCAACAAAAATACCAAAACTGAGATTAAGAATTGGTACATATCATTCCTGctgctcatctttttttttttttcctaatctgaattccatcatataatatatctttatcacAAACCCTTGAAGTGATTCTAAGATCTCAAAATAAATTCACAATACTCTATAGACTAAAGGCTGCAGTCTTTGTTCCCCACACTGCAAGTCTACAGAGCCACTTAGCCTACCTGCTGGTGTTGTCTCGTCATGAGCAGCATCCGACCAACCAGGTCTGTCGTGCTAACTCCTTCAGTCCTTCGGCATTCCCTGACAAAAAGATAGTTtggtaaaagggagaaaattcCACATACGCATTTCCATATAAACTACCATCTTAAGCAAGATATAATTTAGTGTGTAGATTTCTTACTTGTATCTCTTAGCTGCCTTCACTATGTGGTAAGTGTCTACACCATCTGCAGTCATGGTGATGTCATCTGGAATGAAAAAAACACTGCATCTTTACCTTGTGATACAAATAGCAttacataatgtattttaatgtaattaccttgagagggagaggaaaaaaggcatTAGTGCAAATTATGTTTCCTGTATGCAATAATTACAGAATTAGGCACCAACACATGTAACACAATGAAACCTNNNNNNNNNNNNNNNNNNNNNNNNNNNNNNNNNNNNNNNNNNNNNNNNNNNNNNNNNNNNNNNNNNNNNNNNNNNNNNNNNNNNNNNNNNNNNNNNNNNNNNNNNNNNNNNNNNNNNNNNNNNNNNNNNNNNNNNNNNNNNNNNNNNNNNNNNNNNNNNNNNNNNNNNNNNNNNNNNNNNNNNNNNNNNNNNNNNNNNNNNNNNNNNNNNNNNNNNNNNNNNNNNNNNNNNNNNNNNNNNNNNNNNNNNNNNNNNNNNNNNNNNNNNNNNNNNNNNNNNNNNNNNNNNNNNNNNNNNNNNNNNNNNNNNNNNNNNNNNNNNNNNNNNNNNNNNNNNNNNNNNNNNNNNNNNNNNNNNNNNNNNNNNCTCATATTTATCTAGTGTTTCCAGTGTGGTTACGTAAGGTGCCCCCTCCACCACTTCATCTACCCACTTGATTGCCCTGACCATCTTGTACCTGGAACAAATAGCTTTTTGATTATCTGTTTTAAACTATGGACAatcaaggagagggaggaagaggaagtacaAGATAGAAAAAGAGCACAAATTAATAGGAAAATAGAGAGGTAGGGAATAAAGGAACAAAACACATGACTATTATGAGATAGTTATGTGCTAAGACTGTCCATTAGCATGTGTTATGCTTGAGAttgcttcataatatatatacagcagTGTTAATGACTTTAAAGGAAAACTAGGAAAGAAGAACTGAGAAAGAAGAGTGAGTAAGGTACAAACATTAATTTAAGATGAAATGATTAATATTTtaccataaataatttttttgaaatgaaataaGATCTATAAAAACCCTAAACTAGAGACCTGGGAATGTGGTGAAAGAAAGCCAGGTCTATATAAACTATCACTACTTAAGCTGTGATcctcaaacaaagaaaaatacacaatgaAATGATTTCCAAAACTTCAAAAGCAATGAGAAACTTCTCAtacaataatatcatatcatcaattattaaaaTCTATGTAGCCATTTCATTNNNNNNNNNNNNNNNNNNNNNNNNNNNNNNNNNNNNNNNNNNNNNNNNNNNNNNNNNNNNNNNNNNNNataaataaataaataaattgcctTCAGTAGTTATTCTCTCTTGTCACCCAAACGGCAAATGCAATCCCTTGATCTTACCTCTCCTCCTCGGTGAAGACTGGGGGCCCCTTGTGTTTGGTGATCTCTTCATCTGTGTGTACGCCAACAATCAAGTAATCCCCCATTGCCTTAGCTTGCCGCAAGGAGTTAGCGTGTCCAAAGTGTACCATGTCATAGCTGGGGAGAGAATTACAAGGGGTTAATAAAGTCATCGTCATTACCGGCCAAGTGTTCAGCATTTCATTTACGTGGTTCTCTTCAGTTCAACTGCTGGCACATGATGAATATTTAACTTCTGACACATCTGTAATTTCTTGTGGTGTAATGAggtaaaatttaatgaaatgatagtttaactttggtaaaaaaaaataacatatattctaCTTGCcctcaaaaaatattttcatatctattattatacttaaaaaggaatatacatacaaaataaccaaaaattatTATGTGATTCTTCAAACATATTAATGCAAGTAATCAGAAGCATTTCATATAAGTAGAAATACTATTGTTTACCAGAAATgtaaattgatatcaataatttGGGTGGGcagtaaataattttatttttcagttctAAAACAATATAGGTCAAAGACTAAACACAGTTTGGTAAAAAGNNNNNNNNNNNNNNNNNNNNNNNNNNNNNNNNNNNNNNNNNNNNNNNNNNNNNNNNNNNNNNNNNNNNNNNNNNNNNNNNNNNNNNNNNNNNNNNNNNNNNNNNNNNNNNNNNNNNNNNNNNNNNNNNNNNNNNNNNNNNNNNNNNNNNNNNNNNNNNNNNNNNNNNNNNNNNNNNNNNNNNNNNNNNNNNNNNNNNNNNNNNNNNNNNNNNNNNNNNNNN
Encoded proteins:
- the LOC119591487 gene encoding ethanolamine-phosphate cytidylyltransferase-like produces the protein MGNESGEHARKQVKVWCDGCYDMVHFGHANSLRQAKAMGDYLIVGVHTDEEITKHKGPPVFTEEERYKMVRAIKWVDEVVEGAPYVTTLETLDKYECSVFFIPDDITMTADGVDTYHIVKAAKRYKECRRTEGVSTTDLVGRMLLMTRQHQQVGEAEYLVGRDHSDSLGTDASARSPWTGVTQFLPTTQKIMQFSSGLTPKAGDKIVYVAGAFDLFHVGHLDFLEKARQEGDFLIVGLHTDPVVNRYKGANYPIMNLHERVLSVLACKYVSEVVIGAPYSVTSDLMDQLKVDLVCHGMSEIMPDADDSDPYAEPKRRNKFKILDSGNDMTTQRIVERIIEHRLDYEVRNKKKERKEKAAYAAYIKAKAEGRLDIDPIHVE